The window CTTTTCCTTTGATGACGCCATAATAGACCGGATATAAGGAGGCAGCCCCAAAATCAAACAACATATATCATAGAAAATTTAACAGAATCCTCCGCTCGTATAGGGTGAGCAGTTGAACACGTTATCCGGCGAAATCAAAACTATTACAGAGTCATTGGTAGTGTCTGGTGCTTATCCCGTTATAAAATTCGTCAAAACCATTGAcatcagaacgcttgttttaaatggaaataaacatcgtagtgataaagacctttcCAAGTGTAAGTATAGCAAACTGGCGTGAATATTTGCATTCGGTGGAAAACCCAGGGACGAAACACGGCGGAAAACAGGGACTCACAAAAAATTGATTTTCTCTAAAAGTAATTCTCTttattttgctggaacacttaaaaagaGACgtagaaaaatatgtagaacacttagTTTAGATGCTTGTTCTATGACAAAAGGAAAGCAAatcatagaccatacaactttaaactgaaaatacataatgtattctcaaagtcttttaattttttttgtttccacttagaaatatttgtattgtcttTATAGGTTTTTCTGGACTTCTAAAGCTCCTCTGATATCTGCAATCTTGTCGTAGCTCTTCAAGACGGAGTaatatgtaaaaatgaaataaaaattcagGTATCCTTAAATGAGCAGATTGGCTATATCATCATTTAAAGTTTAAAGAAGTTTTCCTATTTAAGAGCAGCTGAACACCATGTTAGAAGAAGAAATAGAGGACCTTACACTCGTAAGCGAGTggcatattaaattatttaacgagctttataaatttcatatcacatagtcacgattgtgagattctatttatcacataacttatataattagaaatagaaacaaactttaaatttcctCTCTATATAGTAGAAAATCCGGCTCGGATGTGACAATCCCCGTCTACTTAGACAATTATGCAACATCAAAACTACTAGTAACATAATAGCTGTTATTACACAAATGTCATTACGATATTGGCATgatatgacatggctggacgggcaAGGTATATGATAAATGTAGATATGTCATTGACTAAGCCCTTATGTCCCATCATGTACTTAATTATAGTAATACTATGGTGGTTACACATACTTAATTGTTCATCAAGTTATGAATTGTGcgttttctgggtttttttttccccAATGCAAAATCAAACTATGAAATCTCCCTACCCCTCCTCCTGAATTGCAAATTTCAATTTCTGTTCTTTATTTAACTTGAGGGTTATATTATTATgttatcaaatataaattttagaaattttagaagaaaaaaaatatgaaataaaatatagcCTGTAAAATTTCGGGCTATGGCTCTTTTCTGTCCATTTGCTCCAGTTAGATTTCCTGCTTCAGCAAGCTCCTCATTTGTGTAGAATGCTGAGAGCAAGTATCTAGCCTTGCCGCACCCAGATGCCTTCCTGCCAACTATTCGAATGTCTTttggatatacatgtaagaaCACGCCAGCTGCTTGGCATCAGCTCAATCATCTgaaaaaacaaatgataaagTTCCATAGAAAATAAACAGACAAAATGGCATGGACATGAATTCCttagtttacatttgaaaattCCCACCCTATTTGAgtcttgaaaaataaacaccACAAGATATGATAGATTTATTATTGTTATCAAACTTTCCATGAaagataatttttatttcaaaatggagCAGGGCAAAACCTGTCAATTTCTATTATGAGTTtgtttgatttagaaaataaacattttaacatcaagtaatgaaaatataaaataatgttaattatatacttaCATGGTGAGAATTGGCAACATCTGGTGCCAACAATCCAGCACGTGGCCTTCCATCTGTGTATGAGGCTTGACCtgaaaatataacataacattATAAAAGTAAGAAAGGCTTTAGCGTTATTGCACATTTATATTTCCACAAAAGATGTTGGTGTTCCCTTGCTTTAAATGCCGGTGTCTGGCTGACTTTGTTTGCAAAGAATgccaaatatttgtttgttacaTTTTGCAACAATACATACCATATCTCATGGAATATAACAAATTTTACATTGTGATTGCTATATCAATTTTgacctttttaattttttaatttatgatGCCATCCAATCTGTGAGCTAAAAACAGACTTTGAAATTTAACAATTTTGATCCTATTTTGCCCCGCACCTGAGATCCTTGGGATCGCCAAGGCTAATATAGCTATAATGTTAAAATGCCATCTCAGGCTTATAGTGCTtacaaagtttgactcatttctaCTTTGGAGACAATCCAGAACCATAAActttacaatttttgtaaaggaagactctttaatctatgaagagtttcAAACATACATGACATTGGACAAAACGTGATAAGAATAGATAACTACATTCACAAAACTctagaggttactatcactgacgttacatCCATCCCTGGAATATCACATATTACTATCTGGAGTACTAAACTGGAGGTAGTTCTGGAGGAAAagactgaccaatcacagggcTGCAGAtactttctttgaagattaaAGAGAAAGTGACCCCAACTTCAAAACCACGAAGTCAACTACAATGTACCATTATtggattcttttgatgtacatcaaaggactaaattcaGTCGAATTTAACTGTGTCTTAAATATGTTGCCTTcattttactatgacatagacACGTGGTggaggtggatataacgacaatgatagtaactcctggagcaACGAGGATAAAAAACACTTTATAAGACTTTATCACATTTAAAATGATTCACCAACCATTTGTTGACTTAAGCTGATGTTGAAGCTTCATCTCCTTCAGTGCTCTTTCCAGTTCAGCTCTCACCATTGTACACTCCAGACAATTCTAAAAAAATCCTCCGAGGTCATAGCTCATGCataatttgtattatttatataatgctATTTTTAATATGTACAGTACAATGTGCCAAATCTTGACAAACATGAACAgatcattatttttcatacaattattttattgacCAATAAAATGAATTCGAAGACCTTTATTCTTTGTAAAAATTCCCTCCTGAAATCAATATCTACAAATAAAATGCAGGAAAGCAAATGAATAACTTTTGTTACAGTGCTAAATTCCTAACATTTACACAGAATCATATTTCTACTAAATAatggtatatattttataaacatattttagttCTGTAAGAATTCTAAAGAATGTTGTATATCGAACAGACAATATCCATTTCATTATTTCTAAGTAAATCATTCAAGAAATTATATAAAACGGACTATTCATTCCAATAGAAACCTATCTATTACCATATTTAAATCATAACCTTGTCATACCTCTTTCTCTTCATGGTTGCTTCCATGTTGAGTTTGGTGGGTCGGTGTGAAATGTGGTGGAGTCCAGTTATTGCTCTGAGCAGAAATCCAATTACAGGACCTTTGGGGTTTCCATTCATTTGTTGCTTGCATCGGATACATAGCTGCTGGCGGTGTCCAGGTTTGAAGAGTTTGTGGCATCGAGTTTGGTTGGTACTCACTCTGGATTGGAATAATCTGGATATGTGTGACCTGGTTAGGTGTGAATTGTTGCTGAGTGTCTAGATCCAAGAGAACAGTAAGTGGAGGTGTGGGAGATCTTGGTGGAGGTGTGGGAGATCTTGGTGGAGGTGTGGGAGATCTTGGTGGAGGTGTGGGAGATCTTTGACTCACTGGGACAGCTTCAGGTGTCTGAAGCAAACATAAATTTCATCAATAAAAACTTCACACACATTTAAATGAATAAACATAATGGTATCTATTTTGCGAATTGTACATTTCCAAGTTCCTCAAGCTCAATGTAAGTATCTTTAGAGTACaatgacaaaattaaaaactgAATGTCAAGTAACATCTTTCAATTCAATATTGGCCTATTAGAGAGCAACcacaactaaatgattttacatagaccacagtgttaaactttgttaaagttttgtactgtattattaaaacaaaggaatgttagttagctattgtgtttctataattaaagtctatgtgttctcatataacactagatagaaaaaaaaagtttgggtccttctgctcaaactccaaccagtgtagctttattgaaatcaggcgcattttgcactaaaatatccggaaattcttatgtttttaccttttcattatcaaaattgatattttgaacctaaatctcaatatgaatttccaaattgatattatggttatctaggaataattacctgtcagaaaacatttttacttttgaaattcataattagccagcaaatcagcggccgggttaaaattctatccttggctcaatcttgtatacacaggggccatttcgaaggtctttttttatttagttggttgatccctattATAACTATTCTATTCAAAATAGTATGGAGATTTCTTGATTTATTCTTGTATAAGTCCATTCTGTCATTTACTTCTGATTGCATAGATTAGACAATGTCTAATACagattatgtatatatgactGGAAGTGCAAAAATATGAAGATCTTACCATGGTCACATTCTCCCTGAAACATAATAATGATTCAAGAAATGCCTTGCTTTTATTGAGTTGTATTTATCTGTTTTTTAGCTGCTCTTTCTTTTTCTGCTTTAGATCCTTAGCTGTGTCTGCAATATAatgaaaaagacaaaatattacatatatgaaATCTTAGCAATTAAACTTACTACTGTTAAAATTCAAAACTACACAATTATTCACTTTATACATCCACAATTCATAATTGACTGATCGCCAGGTGTAAGATAGCCCCtgctcacaaacgcacgtgtaCCTATTATATGTGGGAGCAAACATTGAAGCATACTCAATGCAAAATCATATGCGATTTGATTATCAGCTAGCGATCCgttaatatttacattgccaCTAAAATTGCcaatatgtgtaaatatttacattgccacTAAAAGTACCAATATGTTCCAACTTAACCCAATGAATATTAATTTCcaatataaatattgtcagTTAGGCTCTGGCATATTAGTACCTTCATCAGAATTAAAGAGGTCACGAAAAGACTGGGTTAAGTCAGTGTGAGAATTCACTGGaagaatgttaaaatatttctaaaattgatcaatatgaaaatatattctaatctaaatatttgaaatggattgaaGTGTTGAATTCTTTGTATATCTAGTGTATTGATTATAGGACTTTTTGATCATTTAATGTTATTGTCTTGTTGGTTCTCCGTGACAACATACGGGAAACTATTGGCAACCACTATTTCCTGCCAAATCATagactgttccatcaaccaatatttttctttaaacagatgtataattttattttccgGCTATTTTTTTACCTAATTTACAATGTATCACTACAGAATATCATTAATTCTCCTATAGTCACATTGCTTTCTGGCAGTTATGGTATATTTAAACTCCCTATTTCTTCAGAATTAAGCAATTTTTTTAAGTTAagcaatataataaatattgacaTAAGGATGCATGGAGTGCAAGCAATTCTGTATATATCCAACTaaaaatgtaaatcaaaataCAACTGAATATTACAGTTTGCGAAAAAATCTGTTCCAAATTGAAGAAGACAAAAGCAtcgttttctttaaaatttgttgTGAGGAAACCAAATACAACAAATCTACATACCCTTTTCTTGAACTTTGGTTTTCTTCTGACCTCTTTGTTCAGTCTCATTGCTGGTCTTTCTTTTAACAGGAGTGCATATGTCTGCCaaccaaatatagatatataacaaaatttaataaacaACGACTAATCTGCTTAATCACAAAACATCATACATTTTGAATCACGATACATTTATCTcctcttaattatataaatcaacaaatatcttgcaaacaaaataatttaaatcaaatcaaagaaGTCagtatatattctatgtatagTTATCGTCATCAACAATTAGAATTTGTTTATGCAGTCTGAAAGACGTATGCATGTTAATTTAGATTTCAGAGATGGATTTTTCTAATAAAAAGAACCCtcctttatgaaaaaaatagcaaaatcaAAACCATAATATTGCTTAGACAAATGacatatcaacaaaatattttcacgTCAACCTAAATGTCATAATAGATTATAAGATAACGTCACATTTATGATGACGAACTGACATTTATCATAGATTAAAGATACTTgcaattgaaatacatgtaactgttTCAAGTGAAAAAAATTACCGAGTGCTCCATCATCTTGCTCAGTTAGTCGTTCAATCAGCTCAATGGTCATCCGTTCAAGTGCCTTCTTGTCAGCTATTGTACTGCCTAAAGATGAtgcaaaaatcataaatataagTGCAAAATCCATTTGGTATAAAGcaatatttttgtaatgaaCCAACTGGTGATCATGATTAAAGGTATAATACATATTGTGATAATTTGATATACACAGACATTTGATTGATAATAAcgaatgtatgtgtgtgtatacaaAAGACAAGCTTTATTACCTACAAACTTGTTTAAgccattagaaaaaaaatgctgaaacaTATGTAAAagatacacacacaaaaactaaataataatttatcatGGTATGATCACCCTTACAGAAATATAGGGCTTTTTGCAAACGATTGCAGTAAACTTGCAGCAAGCCTGCTGCAAACTTGCCGCAACCATTTGCAGCAAGCTTGCGGCAAGCTCATATTTCGTATGCAAATTAGTTTCTTGCAAACAGTTGCTGCAAACTTGCCGCAAACTTTGTCGCAACTTTGCTGCAAACTTTGTCGCAACTTTGCTGCAACCTCTTTAGTTTGCCGCAAGGTTGCGGCAAGCTTACATTTCGTATGAAAATCAGTTTCTTGCAAACAGTTGCTGCAAGCTTGCCGCAAACTTTGTCTTAAACCTGCTTCAAATTTAGGTTGGATCAGTCTTGTCGCAAACCTACAgccatttttgaaaaaaagtttccTGCAATGTTGATTATAATCATATGTAACGAAATAGCATCATAATGCATGCACATGTATTGATTAGGATGTACAGAGCCGGTATACAATAATTACACAGAAAGACAAGgttttttaaacatattacaTTTCTGTCagtttattatcatttaaaacCATTTTCATAACAATTGTACATACAATTGTACAGTTCTTTTTATGACAATAAgttaatatatacatactcaAATAGGACAATGTAAAAATGGATGGCTCCCTATCTATTTTTTGTGTCGAAATTAAGCTGcatatatatcatacacattattgaaaattattaaGTGAAGCAATATTAATGAATCTTTGTaacagcaaaaagggagtgggacgactggttcgcccgttgtcagtatagtgtgaccgggtggggtgtgttgcttggtgtcttcggcggcatgcatcagtgatatagcactataaaaagggcaaaagttccactatacaagaagacacaacatgaaatataccgcagtctcccgaaacacgcacatcgcacaacacaccgcatacatgggaggccgtccttacatgaccatagctgttaataggacgttaattaatcaaacaaacaaacaaacaaaattgtaacAGAGAACACTGATTACTTACAGataagaaatattcatttaaaacagATCAATGTAAAAAGTTTAAATCAAATCAACAACCATTGATGAATAAATGACAAAGGTAACTCATCTAGAATACAACCTACTTTTATGAGCAACATTGATTCATATAAATGCACTAAAAGcacaataaaaaaattcatttgaCTTGAACAATGGATACCCTGATCACCCCCAGCATATATGttcatataaaaacacattaaaaaattatcaatatgcaggaattattaattaaaaattgcAGCTGATGTATGCCAGTGCATaacaagaataaaaaaaatatgcagatATGTTCCAGAAAGTAATATGTAATGAATTTCAGTGCTTCATTTAAAGGTCAAATAAAGTGACCTCTTTTTAAAACTTAATAAGAAAATTATGTGTTTGTCTGTGCATGATACTTTTCAAAGATATGCTTTGGAATTTTAGAGGggacaaaaacataaacaatagcTTTTCAGGAAAATATTCAAGCAAGCGCTCTATATATTTGCAAAATATGGTCTAGATTTTCTGGTAAAAGgtatattaaaatatcaaattgaatAAGAgtggtctccatgaaagctgggtccacgtcccgagactgggtgcactggtctcttgcggatgcacaccacttttgggggtgtgatgtgcgtccgcgtgatatcagtgtagctgaaggctttcacagtagctccaatttgagccaacctgtttgccgtgggttgcatctcgtatccgggggaagaaggtcctggtggttgaataggttttgctcttttttcttccttttttttactgctacacactactttggcttcagactccggttagacgagaggtaatatgggccctgtattatcaatcggctggtcatgccgagcccttggttcgtagatttccaagaaggcggtggcttagggtcaatcgtgagtttaatttggattgtcttgattctgatcgagcTTGTGGGTGTACAATCTTacgagcgtgctgtcgcaagcttgatttgaattatgttcgttCGAAATAtccttccgagtatactatctgtgtaaccctggcactttgacactggatatccatgtcatcatgagtgtccccctgttgggctccgaggtgggtgggggcacagctagtgAATAGTTTAAACTCTTAAAGATGGcttcccaaaacaaacaaaatgaactacatcaaaaatctccccaaaaggaatcaaccacaaatcaacaaacaaaaagcggtacaacaaacacattcccacagtttctggtcatgtcctctacacagagcgacaagaccactgcaggtttatcacccttaatattgcaaaagggcatcaaaggcattgccggcgatgtcaaatctgttaagcctttgggatcgggtgatctcctaataga of the Argopecten irradians isolate NY unplaced genomic scaffold, Ai_NY scaffold_1197, whole genome shotgun sequence genome contains:
- the LOC138314016 gene encoding DNA-directed RNA polymerase II subunit RPB1-like, with amino-acid sequence MQSETPEAVPVSQRSPTPPPRSPTPPPRSPTPPPRSPTPPLTVLLDLDTQQQFTPNQVTHIQIIPIQSEYQPNSMPQTLQTWTPPAAMYPMQATNEWKPQRSCNWISAQSNNWTPPHFTPTHQTQHGSNHEEKENCLECTMVRAELERALKEMKLQHQLKSTNGQASYTDGRPRAGLLAPDVANSHH